A stretch of Methanobrevibacter sp. YE315 DNA encodes these proteins:
- a CDS encoding methylated-DNA--[protein]-cysteine S-methyltransferase — protein sequence MYYSTNYSSPLGEMIIVSDGEAVCGLWFYGQKHFKENIGKTIQKDDLAIFKKVTKFLDDYFNALNPEIDFKLKPKGSEFRLKVWRILCKIPYGETLTYGEIAGKISKTMSAQAVGGAVGHNPISILIPCHRVLGANGKLTGYAAGIDKKIELLKLEKNRL from the coding sequence ATGTACTACTCAACTAACTATTCTTCCCCGCTGGGCGAAATGATTATTGTAAGTGACGGTGAAGCCGTTTGCGGCCTTTGGTTTTATGGACAAAAACACTTCAAGGAAAATATAGGCAAAACCATACAAAAGGATGATCTGGCTATTTTTAAAAAGGTTACAAAATTCCTTGATGATTATTTCAATGCTTTAAATCCCGAAATTGATTTCAAGCTTAAGCCAAAGGGCAGCGAATTCAGACTTAAAGTTTGGAGAATACTGTGTAAAATTCCCTATGGTGAAACATTGACATATGGTGAGATTGCAGGAAAAATTTCAAAGACAATGTCCGCTCAGGCCGTTGGAGGGGCTGTAGGCCATAACCCGATTTCCATTCTGATTCCATGTCACCGTGTTTTGGGGGCAAACGGCAAATTGACAGGTTATGCTGCAGGTATCGATAAAAAAATAGAGTTGTTAAAATTGGAAAAAAATAGGTTATGA
- a CDS encoding ARPP-1 family domain-containing protein, whose translation MIIPGVEKINSNVELLNPQTHKHMTIVPLKTEHSYKLDILTLKKGFELGLVEVKECKHSTVNTLIVKNKSIDPLLLVDGEEVVGGDQNRIVNSTILIAPQSLSKISVSCTEHGRWKYKSEFRSSAHIANYKTRRAKLRAKRSNMPVQQEVWSSIDDLEESIDFSSDTSAMSESYESQKINHAEFLKAFEIVDGQNGALIILNGEIKGFELFLNPEIYSQFHEKIIKSYLIDSKIENTTYAINIDEARLVIEQAKDSTFEDKPSNGLEKVFEFENSIGFGNLYIYEQEILHWSYFKKSSDDQKKEDVIEDIELGERI comes from the coding sequence ATGATAATACCCGGAGTAGAAAAAATAAATTCAAATGTAGAGCTTTTAAACCCACAGACCCATAAACACATGACCATTGTTCCATTGAAAACCGAACACAGCTATAAATTAGACATATTGACCCTAAAAAAAGGATTTGAATTGGGTCTTGTTGAAGTAAAGGAATGCAAACACTCAACAGTCAACACCCTAATCGTAAAGAACAAATCAATTGATCCGCTGCTATTGGTTGACGGTGAAGAAGTTGTTGGAGGAGACCAAAACAGAATCGTGAACTCAACAATACTGATAGCACCGCAATCCCTAAGCAAGATTTCCGTCAGCTGTACAGAACATGGCCGTTGGAAATATAAAAGTGAATTCAGAAGTTCAGCACACATTGCAAACTACAAAACCCGTAGAGCAAAATTAAGGGCAAAACGTTCCAACATGCCCGTTCAGCAAGAAGTCTGGTCATCAATAGACGATCTAGAAGAATCAATCGATTTTTCATCAGATACAAGTGCAATGTCTGAAAGCTATGAATCACAGAAAATAAATCATGCGGAATTTCTAAAGGCATTTGAAATTGTTGACGGTCAAAATGGTGCTTTAATAATTCTCAATGGTGAAATAAAAGGTTTTGAATTATTCCTAAATCCAGAAATCTACAGCCAATTCCATGAAAAAATAATAAAAAGCTATCTGATTGATTCAAAAATTGAAAACACAACCTATGCCATAAACATCGATGAGGCAAGACTTGTAATCGAACAGGCCAAAGATTCAACATTCGAAGACAAGCCAAGCAACGGCCTTGAAAAAGTATTCGAATTTGAAAATTCCATCGGATTCGGAAACCTTTACATCTACGAACAAGAAATCCTGCACTGGTCTTACTTCAAAAAAAGTAGCGACGACCAGAAAAAGGAAGATGTAATTGAAGACATTGAATTAGGGGAAAGAATATAG
- a CDS encoding HAD family hydrolase, with protein sequence MKKLAIFDFDGTLFDSINDVVICFNKALTVHEFPNLTREEYIPCLGGNIDDIVSLVLNDNSTPENVEMVKETYLNFYNASKKENTVPFDGVKEVLMKLQDKGILLAINSNRLNYSLKEFVGKYFDDIDFVLVEGHEYPNPSKPDPYGVNRIIEKANVDIDEAVYIGDSSTDIKTSQNAGIDCLLVKWGYGNQEDFENEYVLDVIPDVYSIVDYF encoded by the coding sequence ATGAAGAAACTTGCAATTTTTGACTTTGACGGAACATTATTCGATTCAATTAATGATGTGGTAATATGTTTCAATAAGGCCCTGACCGTACATGAATTTCCCAATTTGACCCGTGAGGAATACATTCCATGTCTGGGTGGAAATATTGATGATATAGTTTCATTGGTCTTAAATGACAACAGCACTCCCGAAAATGTTGAAATGGTTAAGGAAACTTATCTGAACTTTTACAATGCATCTAAAAAAGAAAATACAGTTCCTTTTGATGGTGTCAAGGAAGTCTTAATGAAATTGCAGGATAAGGGAATACTGCTGGCCATCAATTCCAATAGGCTAAACTATTCCTTAAAGGAATTCGTAGGCAAATACTTTGATGATATTGACTTTGTTCTAGTCGAAGGCCATGAGTATCCAAATCCATCCAAACCTGACCCGTATGGCGTAAACAGGATTATTGAAAAGGCAAATGTCGATATCGATGAGGCAGTATACATCGGAGACTCTTCTACAGATATTAAAACCTCTCAAAATGCAGGAATTGACTGTTTGCTAGTTAAATGGGGATACGGCAATCAGGAGGATTTCGAAAACGAATATGTTTTGGATGTAATTCCAGATGTATACAGCATAGTTGACTATTTTTGA
- a CDS encoding MFS transporter — MEKIEKFVILVSFITSFSTVFLIYSTILATPTIGKDFAMNNVVQNWIITIFLMILAAFTIPSGQICGKFGCKKIFVAGCLVIILGLIVSCISISPEMFLASRVIHGIGLALYLVAETAMLVLAIDKKHRGKSLGLVIVGTYLGYTTSPLIAGFLINNFGWRSIYYFILPFMIVCTIFTFLKIDEEWITNENDKMDLIGSLLYVIGICLFIYGFSDLLTFTGKLSVIIGILTLVIFGIYEYRHERPVFKIKLFKNKTFAAYNLTGFFALFAMAVFDVIFNYYYQYAKGWDPQFTGYILIISSIILAIISPNAGRLSDRILPQKISTMGLVILLIPIVGLIFLDVNTPTYIVIIAMALLAVGTGFFSIPNTNAVVSSVSDECAPYAAATQITLRSCGQTLSLGLLTLICSFVMGNLPLSQENAGLLVASSRIIAVICTVLCIVAIVFSIWGIRSDKSQIE; from the coding sequence ATGGAAAAGATAGAAAAATTTGTTATATTAGTATCATTTATAACCTCATTTTCAACAGTGTTTCTGATTTATAGTACAATTCTTGCAACACCTACCATTGGAAAAGACTTTGCTATGAATAACGTTGTTCAAAATTGGATTATAACAATCTTTTTGATGATTCTTGCTGCATTTACGATACCTTCAGGCCAGATTTGCGGTAAATTCGGATGCAAGAAAATATTTGTTGCCGGTTGTCTGGTAATTATACTGGGTTTAATCGTATCATGCATTTCCATTTCTCCCGAAATGTTTTTAGCATCAAGGGTGATACATGGTATAGGTCTTGCCCTGTATCTTGTTGCCGAAACCGCAATGCTGGTATTGGCCATCGACAAGAAACATCGTGGAAAATCCTTGGGTCTGGTTATTGTGGGTACTTATTTAGGATATACCACATCACCGTTAATCGCAGGATTTTTAATTAACAACTTCGGATGGAGATCAATCTATTACTTTATATTGCCATTTATGATTGTATGCACAATATTCACATTCCTAAAAATCGATGAAGAGTGGATAACCAATGAAAACGATAAGATGGACCTGATCGGCAGTTTATTATATGTAATAGGCATATGTCTGTTCATTTATGGTTTTTCAGATTTGCTTACATTCACCGGAAAACTGTCTGTCATCATTGGTATTCTAACACTTGTCATATTCGGAATATATGAATATAGACACGAGCGCCCCGTATTCAAAATTAAGCTATTTAAAAATAAAACCTTTGCGGCCTATAACTTAACCGGATTTTTCGCATTGTTTGCTATGGCGGTATTCGATGTCATCTTTAATTATTATTACCAATATGCCAAAGGATGGGATCCTCAATTTACAGGATACATATTAATCATTTCATCCATTATATTGGCAATAATTTCACCGAACGCCGGAAGGCTTTCGGACAGGATACTTCCGCAAAAGATTTCAACAATGGGATTGGTAATATTGCTGATTCCGATTGTCGGTTTAATATTTTTAGATGTGAATACCCCTACATATATTGTTATAATTGCAATGGCTTTACTGGCAGTGGGAACAGGTTTCTTTTCCATTCCAAATACCAATGCCGTTGTAAGTTCTGTTTCTGATGAATGTGCGCCTTATGCGGCTGCTACACAGATTACTTTAAGGTCATGTGGCCAAACACTGAGTCTGGGTCTTTTGACCCTGATATGTTCATTTGTCATGGGCAATTTACCATTATCCCAGGAAAATGCGGGTTTGCTTGTTGCATCCTCAAGAATCATAGCAGTCATCTGTACAGTATTGTGTATTGTTGCAATCGTATTTTCAATCTGGGGTATCAGGTCAGACAAATCTCAAATCGAATAA
- a CDS encoding arsenate reductase family protein gives MLFVNYPKCSTCRKAKNWLDEHNIEYDSRHIIDDNPAADELRKWWEISDLPLKRFFNTSGMKYRELKLKDKLPDMTEDEQLDLLATDGMLVKRPILVDDDVVLVGFKVKEWEEKLL, from the coding sequence ATGTTATTTGTAAATTATCCGAAATGCTCAACATGCCGCAAAGCAAAAAACTGGTTGGACGAACACAATATTGAATATGATTCAAGACACATCATTGACGACAATCCTGCCGCTGATGAATTGCGCAAATGGTGGGAAATATCCGATTTGCCTCTTAAAAGATTTTTCAATACCAGCGGAATGAAATACAGGGAATTGAAATTAAAAGATAAGCTTCCAGACATGACCGAAGATGAACAGCTGGATCTGTTGGCTACCGACGGAATGCTGGTCAAAAGACCGATACTTGTAGATGATGATGTTGTTCTTGTTGGATTTAAGGTAAAGGAATGGGAAGAAAAGCTATTGTAA
- a CDS encoding helix-turn-helix domain-containing protein has protein sequence MNVNTQLKNFPIDNVIQLIRKKWVVQIINDLFFGKTRFHEFKEDKPKLSNRVLSSCLKEMEDNGLIKRIVDKYDKKNVRYYLTEKGRSLNKIIYEMAIFSVDSEDYTDQTKDELKTVFKERLL, from the coding sequence GTGAACGTTAATACTCAATTAAAAAATTTCCCAATAGATAATGTAATTCAATTGATTAGGAAAAAATGGGTTGTACAAATTATAAACGATTTATTTTTTGGAAAAACCCGTTTCCATGAATTTAAAGAAGATAAACCAAAATTATCCAATAGGGTCTTAAGCAGCTGCCTTAAGGAAATGGAGGATAATGGTTTAATTAAACGTATCGTTGACAAATACGATAAAAAGAACGTAAGGTACTATTTAACTGAAAAAGGCCGTTCATTAAATAAGATTATCTATGAAATGGCAATATTCAGTGTAGATAGTGAAGACTACACAGACCAGACAAAAGATGAATTAAAAACAGTTTTTAAAGAAAGGCTGTTATAG